The Malus domestica chromosome 17, GDT2T_hap1 genome contains the following window.
ATCACTGCCAAAACTATAAGTTCGTTCCCTATAACTTGTCTTCAAAAAAGTAGAAGACATGTTTCATGACTTTTAGTAAACTGAAAATTTCACCCTTAGATATCTTTTTTGTGACAAGATCAATCCCTTGGAAAATGGCTCACATGTGTTGCAGAGTTGCGGATGAAACATTTAActaaagttttaacgaaaaattaatGGAGATGGTACAATCACACTAAAACATGAGCATGATTTTATGTTTCCATAGTATTTGCAAACACAGAtagttaaatatatatatatatatatatatatatatatatatattcaggtAGTATTTGTGCAATTTTTCCCTAAATTAAGTAAAAAGAATCATGCAAAGTCAAAGAACCAATATGATCTCAACATAAATCGAATTGACAATTGTAGTCAATTATATATATCATACAAATCAACGGGTTTGACAACAATTAACGTTCTTATAGGGGTGTTAGTTGAACTGCAATTTCTAATTCCAcgttagattaaattttaattacaaattcgGACATTTGCAAAATGACTTTGATAAAAATTGGAATACGTGTTGAAGTTCCACTGTGCGTTTTTTTGTCGATGAGGTCCTTGATTCTCACTGATTTTGGTTTGATGGCGCGGATGGTTGAGGATTTGATATTGAGTTCCTCCAAGTTGGAGGTTTTGGAGCTTCGAAGCCGCACTGAACTTGACGATCGTTGGAAGATCTGTAGCAAAAGCATGGAAAGGATAGCCATTGAACCTGAGAGTTGCGATTATGACCGTGGAATCAACCggagggttttggttgttgttTGCCCAAACGTTTCTTCGTTCAGTTTCGATGCCGGTTGGTTTGTCAAGTTTGTGGTGAAGGATGGTTCGTCCCCATATGAGATTCACGCTGGCTGATACCGAGCTCCGAAAGAGTGGTTTAAggtaattttcttgatttgtgTTCTGATaaagtattattttattgatttgattATTTCTTGAGCAATGTAGCAATAATGCCAAAGATTTGAGCCGTATGTAGCAGCTTGGTTGGTATTCTGATTACATAGATTTTGGTGTTTTCGGACTTGAAATATAGCCGTGTATTTCGAATGAGAATGTATCTTATGTTGGAGTTTTGAGCTCCTTTAAGTCTCGGGGAACTCAATGGAACTTGAGGCCCTTATATTATTTTAGTCTCCTTTATTAATGATTAGGTGTTGGACCATTTGAAATAGGGATTAAAGCTTGGGCCACTAATTGTGTGGATTGGGCcactaattagttttaatttcgaattaaaattttaattaaaattaattaaaaacgttttgattaataAACACAACTTCTTCAGATATATCTAAAAGGTATTTGAAGATGTATGAAAGAGTCTATATAACTGGAGTTCTCGGTTCCATTAAAAATcatcttttcttcctccttcactTCCGtacaaacttttcaaaaagtaaacacacaaagcaaattcgctagaattctataatTCAATGCGGGTTGTAGAATTAGATAGTTGCATTATGTATTGCAATTATTTTTTAGTAATAAAGTATAAGAATTTCAAGTTCtgtatttctattattttgtttctaaattgttctccaacatcTTATTATGAAGCTCTGTGGTTTATACACTGAATTTCTAGGAATTGAAAGGTTTAATTTTGGTGTTTTTGAGACTCGTAGATATGGCGGTGTAATCGTGTGTGAGACTTTGTCTTCTAGGAATCGAAAGAGACGTTAACAGGAGATAAAGCAAGGCGGTGTAATTTTGTCATTGAATTGGCCATGCGTGGTTATTCTTCCAAATACAGGGGAACTGAATAGTGTTTGTGGTAGCCTTTCGCTTCCGCGCAGATGCAGGGGGGCGTATCGGAACATTTTTCTCATCGGCATTACTTTTCTTAGATGATCTTGGAGCCTCCTAGTTTTTCTTGCCTACTTCATAGCTAGAGTTtataaagaaaagtaaagagAAAACAATTCCGGCTTCGTGATAGAGAAGCATTTTTGTGGAAGCATATGCAAGGAATCATTTAGCCATGCATAACGTAGAAATTTGGTCAGAAAGTGAAATATTCATGTATGTATAAACAACAACAATCAAGCCTCATCTCACTAACTGGGGTCGGCGGCGTGAATCTTAGTCTGTCACACTGGTACAAGTATAACACAATCAATTAGCAGACTTCTCAGCTTTGTAGTTGCTAAATTGTTGCCCTTTCAAATGATTTCTTGTTCAAGAAAAGCCAGTTAATTCGCCACTTGTGAGTTTGATTAGTAATACATCAATTTGGTAGCCAATTTTTTCTTGGGTTCCTTCCATTTCCAcaagaatttcaaaattttgaacttGTTCCAACACAACCAGACAGcagatgaaaattttgaactttttcagaAACCTAAGAGCCCCAAATGGACAGAAACAGAGAAACCCAGAACCCCAAATTTGacagaaaccctaaacccccaAATTGACAGAAACCAACAAGTGCAGAgcagaaaatgataaaaaaagcaGATGACGTAAAATTGAAGAATCCAATCGACTGGTATGAAAGAAAATTGAATAGAACAAAAGGGTCCGTACCTGATTCATCTCCAGTAACGACGTTCGTTGCAAAAAGGATTCCGCGCGCGGTGTTCTAGGTGAGGACCAAGACACAATTTTTCGGACCGGATCAAAACTTTGTGTTCTGGCTTGGGGTGTAAAagtaaatgtaaaaatatgcaTGCGTTTGACgataaaaatacagaaaatgtaAGGGTTGTTGCATGCCTATTAGATTataaatgtgattgtgtaagtCTTATCATATTTGGAATATGCTTATGAGATTGTATTATATCTCTTAaactagatattatcctattagagttgtaatcataTTGAggtcctactactataaataaagacacaatgagGTAAAATAACACATACCTAACAATTACacaactctctttctctctattatTGCCGCACCCTCTCTCTCAATTATAGTTCAGTTAATTAGGCCTACGACACGTTAATATCAGTATACTCTTGACGCTACGCTAcagagagtttgatcttcaatcagaGAAGTATtacgttttttttaattttttttttaaaggaaacgATGTATTGATTACTTAAACTCATCCGGAGTTACAAATATCTTCGAAGAGAAGCTCCTGAATAAGAGTAGGAGGCTCCTCAAACCAAACTAGATTATTGCTACTAACCAAAGCAAACTTAGCAAGACAATGGGCAAACCCATTACAAAACCGAGAAGCATGAATAAATTTCACTCTAGAGAAAATGGAGGCGAGCTGCAAAACATCTTCCACGATCATACCAAGACCTGAGGAGTCTGCCACAGTGCCATTAAGGACTGAAATAACCTTCAAAGAATCACTTTCAATAACAACCCGTTGAGCCCCCTGCATGTGCGCAATCTGCAACCCGTATCGTATGACAATCAACTCCAGGAGTGGCACCGAAGTGACCCCTGAGTGTTGCTGTTCCCCAGCcgccaaaccccccccccccccccttaaTCCCACACCACCACtccaacacccccccccccccccacacataTTCGTAGAACCTTTAACAGGTTTGCATTCACCTTAACCCACCCTTGGTCCGAAGGAGACCACCTCGGTGAGGAGACGACCCCTACCCTAGCAAGAGCATAATTTGCTGCTTGAAACAAGAGTTTCTTTCTTGCCAGAAACCCCACATGATCGCACAAGCTAAGTCAAAATCCACCTCCTTAGCCTCCAACAACGCAAGTAGCTGATAGGATTAAAGGCACACCataaagtagcacacaaatatcttattgattttccttattaacactaagatttgtcaattgtagcatatgaaaataagggtctttcctgcagaatattgttttatctaactacttaaaatgtcacaaaaactggttgctgtccctactgaccagtcattgaaaaataattattagaccgacttacacttatctaaagtctacaaaattttatttgaagatACTAGACACACGGAACTAAACttacacaaatttttgggatttttggagttgattttctatttaaattaaatcgaacaaaaacaggacagaaacaaattttaaatagttcacaaattaagaaaaacgagttaggggaattgctatccaccaccaaataatcatgcaaacatgttatgtttcattcaaattcctttatttccggatgaagatgctcaagttggctcaatgttagaactcaacctattactctttcttatgtgGTATATTAAGAGAatgacgttttcaacttaacttagtccctagcatgcaatctagaatggcgtgttcatagatttaacaagtagaaatcattaagaatgaaaagagtttgagtcatcacaaggcatcgtaagtactagcgttgtcttacttatcctagaaattggttcacatgttaattgcaattaacaagtactactctagaacatatgtaggtccccattcgacaagggcagacacacacatattcatagcattagaatcctagatatgcttactacgtatgcatccatagaaaacaaataaagaattcatcaatgagacaagtagtgaaccaattttcatcaattcataaaagtaattcaaacgaaatgtcataacaaacttgcaatcatattcggggcttcaaaatagcccctaactactaaaaatttagttacacacaatccttaagttaaaacaaaagatagacatgagtttgagaagatggAACCAAAAGAAATCGATCGAGGCCTCCTCctcccttccttccttccccaatgctgcttttaaaccaattcttgttgcatcattttcttctccttaacttactcactaatagccatttagtgatgacaataagtgagaggaaatgtggtaaaacaattgtaacactttaggtagcctttatgccaattactccctcttaatcctcatttttaattccatttcctctaatatttgaataggtgtcagctgacttgttcttggctgctagatttattgggtttattgcagttacaaactgctcagcctcTTGGTAACCTTTCAGTATTAAaatggccataacttcttctagacaaatgatattaacaatccgcgaaatgctccagaaaatagacattcGTAGCTTTCCAatcatataaggctcattctctaattcattatgagttgtttgcaacttgcttccaaagtcagctgatctgcacagacatttttgacgaatttgttacttaaaatcgcacttgtgctatttttcttttatttgcttgacaaatcccacaaaacacaaaaacaaagtaaatagctcaaaaatataagaaactaactaagaaaagacaagtgaatttgatgtaaaatatagaTAAATGTGAGCTTATCAGTAGCCAATCCTTCAACCCCAGACTCATACTCCTAGGCACTTGAAGTCCATAGGTAGAGCTAAACCAAACCACTCTAGCAAACGAGCATGTGAGTAACACATGAACCGCATTCTCGTCCTTCCTTTTGCACACCCCACACTCCAAATCCATGCTCACTCATTTCCTTTGAAGGTTAACTTTGGTTGGAAGAATATCATGACATACCATCCAAGTAAAGTTCTTAACCTTGGGAGGAATGTTGCCTTTCCATATATGCTTTAAAAGTCTCCCATACGCACTAACCGAGTTAGAGGAAGATGCACTGCTATACGGCGATTGTAGCCACTGCTGAGCCACCCAGTACCCACTCTTAACAGAGAAAAAACCCTTCTCATCATAATGCCACATCAACCTATCCTCCGGAGCACGAAAGCtaagaggaagagaaagaatcAAAGACACTTCCTCGGGGCTAAAAAATTCCGATAACAAATCGGTACGCCACACCCTTGAAGAAGTATCAATCAACTCATCAACCTTCATTTGAACCCTTCCAAGAGGAGGTGTCGAGAGAATCTTGAAGGTACCAGGCCGCGGTACCCACCgatccaaccacacccttatgAACTGTCCATCACCCACCACCCACCTAGAGCCACGAACCAGGACCTCCCTCGCCTTTATAATACTCTGCCAACAGTACGAAGATGACGCATGTGCTTTCGCATCCCAGAAAGAGGAGTTTGGAAAGTACCTTACCTTGAAGATTCGCGCTACCAATGACGAGGGATGGTAGAACACCCTCCACCCTTGTTTAGCTAACACGGCCATATTAAACGCATAAAGATCCTAGAACCCTAACCCACCTTCCACTTTAGATTTACACATCTTATCCCACGATCTCCAATGGATTTTCCGACCCTCCGACCCATTCCCCCACCAAAACCGAGCCATAAGTTGATGAAATTCATCACAGAAGGTCTTCAGGAGTAAGAAACAATTCATCACATAAGTCAGAAGGGTTTGGGCAACAACCTTTACAATAAGTTCCTTCCCCGCACTACTCAACAACTTACTTTTCCACCCATTAAGCCTGTGTGTCACTTTCTCCTTGATAAAAGAGAATGTTGGTTTTTTATTCCTTCCCACACATGTCGGCAACCCCAAGTACCTTTCGTGTCGTTCCACCAACTGAACACCAAGAAAACATGCTAACATTTTTTGGTCATACGGAAGCACATTTGCACTAAAAGCCACAGTACTTTTAGCGAAGTTCACGGATTGACTCGAAGCTTGAGAGTAGATATCCAGAATATGTTGAATCACCGCACATTTATCCACATTCGTTTTACCAAAGAGAAAACTATCGTCTGCAAATAAAAGATGATGAATCGTGGGAGCACCCTCACATAGCCAAATCCCACTCACTTGCCCTAATTGCTCCCTGTGTGAAATGAGAGCCGACAAGCCTTCAACACATAACAGAAACAAATATGGTGATAGAGGATCCCCTTGCCGCAACCCACAGGACGGAATCAAATAACCACTCGACTGCCTGTTGATGAGGAAAGAATATGACACCGACTTTACACACGCCATCACCATCTTTATCCATTCGAGAGCAAACCCAGCTTCACCATCATTGCTTCCAAAAAAACCCCACTCCACCCAATCATGATCTTTACTAAGATCAAGCTTAAGCGCGAAGAAACCTTCCCTACCACTCCTCTTATTATGCAAATAATGTCCAATCTTTGCCACCACAAGAGAATTATCCTAAATTAGTCTTCCAGGCACAAACACACTTTGATTAGCCGAAATAATCGTTGACATCATACCTTTAAGCCGATTAGCAATCACCTTAGTACCAATTTTGTAGAGCACATTACACAAGCTAATAAAGCGTAGTTGGGTCATATCTTGTGGCTCATTCACCTTAGGAACCAACACAATGTGAGTGAAATAGACTTCCTTGCCTAAGTGCCCAGATTGCAAAAAAGACCGAACCGCCTCCACCACCTTcgaatcattctttttatgattaatttattattttattgaattgatctacatgctattaattcaatttaatttttattgttgGACATGATACAATGTATTGGAGATGCTATTTCGGCTTTCCAAGAAAGATTTTCTACAAATTCCTATACTCAGTTGTTTTACCAATTaggttcttttaaaataaactaagatatttgaaacgaccatgaAACATGAAAACATTCTACATGATACATGAacccctacatttatattttctttccgatatatatatatatatatatatatatatatatatatgttcatatatttgtcaatatatacaTTGCATGCATTACGTAACTATGAGTTTACTATGCAGAATTTGTGAGTCATAGaatctaaataaaataaaagcatgattttttttattattgggtTCTGAAAACCTTAAATACTAAAAatctggaaaaagaaaaaaaaagaaaagaaaagggaaaacttGGCTGAGCTACGGCTTGCAGCCGTGATGCCAAGCTAAGCCGGTCACTGTAGCCATGCACTCGCACCAAGTTGCCAAACCAAACCTTGCCAAGCTGAGCCGGTCACTGGAGCCACGCACTCATGCCAAGTTGCAAAATCAAACCTCGCCAGGTAGCCAAGCAGTAAGCTGCCAAGCCTCTAAGCTGCTACCTAGCCTAACCCGAGGTCACAAAAAACGACGGCGTTATCGCGTCGTCTCTTCCATCGAATTGGACCACCATCATTGACAACCTGAAGTCACATTGTTTGGTGAGAATCGTCGTCCTCGACGGCAACCCAGGAGATCCCAGTCAAGAATCTCATTAGAATTCTTGAGATTCCATACGAATCTCCGAGTTATAGACCTCCCCAACGTCGAAAGTTGTTATCCGTTGAGATTTTCCAGGATTCTAGTCGAACCTCGGCTTGTTTTCTAGTCTAAAACCACAGAGATTGCGGCGGCGCCGTCAAGCTTCTGGCAATTTACACAGCTTCACTGGGCCTTCTCTCAAGACACTCAAGCCCTTTCCTGGGCTTGCTGCTCATTCGGCCCAAAGCCCAATTGggcttattttttcttttcttcggcCTACTTACTGCAGCTGGGCTGCTCATTTTCTCGGCCCAGGACACTGCAGCAAGCAGATTGCTTGCTTTTGCAGGTTGTTGGGCTGCCTGCAGCAGCCTCACATGGCCCAACCCGTAGCTTGTAGCTGCTGGGCTTTACAAACTAAACAACCAACAATCCAATACTAGGCCGCCTTTTTTTCTTAGCCCAAAgccattttttggttttttttttcttttcagcccCTATCCATATATTTTTTGGTGCCCGATTTCACGGCCTTAACCATTTAGGGCTTTTCTTTTGTATGGCCTGCAACCATCTAGCCTACAATATGGCCTGAaactttatattatttttgcttctacgatcgacCCCAAATGGTCTTAATctattaaaattaaaagtgaCCAGTAGTCCATTAATTTGACAAGACATCTAAAATTATTGGCTTGAAgctcacttttggacattaacaattcaatattttatttcttttatttgaatCGCTGACTTTCTTTCATAGTCCTGAAGCATTCACACTTGAGTTCTTAAAGCAACCCAGATCTGCTATgcttagttgtatattgtattatgtgttcttACATGCACCTCCTTTTATGAACCGGAAGCTCATAACTAAACTCAAACCTATAGTTTCAAATTAAGTGCCTTTGAAACTCGAAGTTtttataaaacaatacacctatgaaatacaattttttcatgtaaaccatgtcttagaacccgaatgttctaactttgatgtttatggatattttattttctatagCACCAATCATAATCTTGTTCTCCATTCAGTGGATTGTTGAACCATAACAAGTTCGATTTTACTGATTTGGATGTTTATTGacagaaaccactttatgtgggtacaagacgtgaatctccacttgactatcaagaagttgagaaaccattgaagccaacaatggcatgtgAGAGCTGAATAAGTCTTCACCATGATTtttattcgaagacttatgcccgaAACATTACAAAGTGAAATACTTCTTGAACGAGGATTCCATAGCTCTTTGGCTCGCTTTTACAAACCATCTAATCATGAAGGATATTACCTGAAACACACCATGATtatgtccatgaatgagtacgattatgaagcTTATAAAttcgatcgaattttgactggagaatacttttctcatcattccttgtttctaactcgctcATGAAGCAACAATGTAGAAagtggaagtttaccaaaatcttGGATCTGATTATTGTCACAAATGTGAGAAGACGGTGTAAACTCAGCTTTGGCTCGAGTTTACCGAATGGTGGTGCCCTGCTTCGGCGGAAATGCATCGACATGCATGCTCTGCTTCGACAGAGGTGCACCAAAGGGGCATGCTTTACTTCGATAGAGGTGCACCGAACGATATTGCTTTGCTTCGGTAGAGGCCTACCAAATAGACCCTTCCAGTTTTGGTTGAAGCCTACCGAACCAAATTTTGGGTCTGTCTCTCTCATAATCCAATTTCGAATTTGTTTTTACAGcctatggtagaatcagggcctgTCAAGGTGTGacatcatgcccgaagcatgatccttggcacctaagacctaaaacttcaagaatcaGGGATATTGTTCCTGAACCTCAACCCTGTAGAATTTACTTTCGTCTCagt
Protein-coding sequences here:
- the LOC139193629 gene encoding uncharacterized protein, which codes for MVMACVKSVSYSFLINRQSSGYLIPSCGLRQGDPLSPYLFLLCVEGLSALISHREQLGQVSGIWLCEGAPTIHHLLFADDSFLFGKTNVDKCAVIQHILDIYSQASSQSVNFAKSTVAFSANVLPYDQKMLACFLGVQLVERHERPSVMNFINLWLGFGGGMGRRVGKSIGDRGIRCVNLKWKSIIKAREVLVRGSRWVVGDGQFIRVWLDRWVPRPGTFKILSTPPLGRVQMKVDELIDTSSRVWRTDLLSEFFSPEEVSLILSLPLSFRAPEDRLMWHYDEKGFFSVKSGYWVAQQWLQSPYSSASSSNSVSAYGRLLKHIWKGNIPPKVKNFTWMIAHMQGAQRVVIESDSLKVISVLNGTVADSSGLGMIVEDVLQLASIFSRVKFIHASRFCNGFAHCLAKFALVSSNNLVWFEEPPTLIQELLFEDICNSG